Proteins found in one Paenibacillus borealis genomic segment:
- the whiA gene encoding DNA-binding protein WhiA, producing the protein MSFAALTKKELTMVESQPCCEKAEMSALIRMNGSVQLSSKKVVLDISTENAAIARRVYSLLKKYYQVHIELLVRKKMRLKKNNVYIVRIPNRVQEILKDLRIVSEGFIFTDGIDDEIVGKNCCKRAYLRGAFMAGGSVNNPEGSSYHLEIASMYEEHCKALVELAGEFHLNARCIERKKGFILYIKEGEKIIEFLSLIGAHQALFKFEDVRIMRDMRNSVNRIVNCETANLNKTISAAVRQIENIKLLQREVGLESLPDKLREVAEIRLAHPDINLKEVGDMLGGTVSKSGVNHRLRKIDELADKVRGS; encoded by the coding sequence TTGTCTTTTGCGGCCCTTACCAAAAAAGAGCTGACGATGGTCGAGAGCCAGCCCTGCTGTGAGAAAGCGGAAATGTCAGCGCTGATCCGGATGAATGGTTCGGTGCAGCTTTCGAGCAAAAAGGTTGTTCTCGACATTTCGACGGAGAACGCCGCGATTGCAAGGCGGGTATATTCTTTACTTAAGAAATATTACCAGGTCCATATCGAGCTGCTCGTGCGTAAAAAAATGCGTTTGAAGAAGAATAACGTCTATATCGTAAGAATCCCAAACCGGGTTCAGGAGATCCTGAAGGATCTGCGGATTGTCTCGGAAGGCTTTATCTTCACCGATGGCATCGATGATGAAATCGTCGGCAAGAACTGCTGCAAGCGTGCTTACTTGCGCGGAGCCTTCATGGCTGGCGGTTCGGTGAATAATCCGGAGGGTTCTTCTTATCACCTGGAAATCGCTTCGATGTATGAGGAGCACTGTAAGGCGCTCGTGGAGCTGGCTGGCGAATTTCACCTGAATGCCCGCTGCATAGAACGCAAGAAAGGCTTCATCCTATACATCAAGGAAGGCGAGAAGATTATCGAATTCTTAAGTTTGATCGGAGCCCATCAGGCGCTGTTCAAATTCGAGGATGTACGGATCATGCGCGATATGCGTAACTCCGTCAACCGGATCGTCAACTGTGAAACGGCCAATCTTAACAAAACGATCAGCGCCGCGGTACGCCAGATTGAGAATATCAAGCTGCTGCAGCGTGAGGTGGGGCTGGAAAGCCTGCCGGATAAGCTGCGCGAGGTCGCGGAAATCAGACTTGCACATCCGGATATCAACCTGAAGGAAGTTGGCGATATGCTGGGCGGCACCGTCAGTAAATCAGGCGTAAACCACCGGTTGCGTAAAATCGATGAGCTGGCTGACAAGGTGCGGGGCAGCTGA
- a CDS encoding HPr family phosphocarrier protein: protein MTKHPVVVRLKTGLHARPAALFVQEANKFSSEIFVEKDDKKVNAKSIMGIMSLAISSGTEIYISADGADAEQAVTALTSLVSKEELENQ, encoded by the coding sequence ATGACAAAGCACCCGGTAGTTGTTCGGTTGAAGACGGGGCTCCATGCTCGGCCGGCAGCATTGTTTGTGCAAGAAGCTAATAAGTTTTCGTCGGAGATTTTCGTGGAAAAAGACGATAAAAAAGTTAACGCCAAAAGTATCATGGGCATTATGAGCCTTGCGATCAGTTCCGGTACGGAGATTTATATCAGCGCAGATGGCGCAGATGCGGAACAAGCTGTAACCGCTTTGACAAGTCTTGTAAGTAAGGAAGAACTCGAGAATCAATAA
- a CDS encoding GNAT family N-acetyltransferase — translation MQFQGSKVTLVEPTETLREPYMAFYEEWKASGEPIVPWVVEIDPADFAGMIQSLREYADGVNIKDGWVSSSTFWLVTTGDRVVGAVNIRHRLTETLIRTGGHIGYGVVPSERRQGYASELLKQALLKAGELGIEKALVVCDAVNTASERTIRKNGGIEDSEYIEEDGNVIRRFWIETK, via the coding sequence ATGCAGTTCCAAGGCAGTAAGGTAACTTTAGTGGAGCCTACAGAAACGCTCAGAGAGCCATATATGGCATTTTATGAAGAGTGGAAGGCCAGCGGAGAGCCGATCGTTCCCTGGGTGGTCGAAATCGATCCTGCTGACTTTGCCGGGATGATTCAATCTCTGCGAGAGTATGCGGATGGAGTGAATATCAAAGACGGATGGGTGAGCAGTTCAACCTTCTGGCTGGTGACAACGGGTGACCGGGTGGTGGGTGCCGTGAACATCAGACACCGGCTGACGGAAACTTTAATCCGTACAGGCGGGCATATCGGCTATGGCGTGGTCCCTTCGGAGCGCAGACAGGGATATGCCAGTGAACTTCTGAAGCAGGCTCTCCTGAAAGCTGGTGAACTGGGCATAGAGAAGGCGCTCGTGGTCTGCGACGCCGTCAATACAGCATCGGAACGGACAATCCGCAAGAATGGCGGAATAGAGGATAGCGAATATATCGAGGAGGACGGAAATGTCATCCGGCGTTTCTGGATAGAGACCAAATAA
- a CDS encoding SIMPL domain-containing protein, with amino-acid sequence MIKFGKSIGAVLLAGSLIIGGMGLSGVLKGPEKAYAADEVQKNIVNVVGKGELAIKPDIVYLSIGVTTTADTAQEAQKGTAAKIAKLTALFKTTWGIADKDIQSTQFYVQPNYVYNEKEGQQVKGYNAQHTLKISYRDLTKVGQLLDAASTAGANNIGNASFAIEDPSAFEAQVIEKAMLNADVKAAAIAKAAKRGLGQVVTVIQSDDGNNPVIYMESAKMANTSADSAAGSSVEPGEVKVTTQLSVTYELK; translated from the coding sequence ATGATTAAATTTGGCAAATCAATCGGAGCAGTGCTGCTGGCAGGAAGCTTGATTATAGGAGGAATGGGGCTGAGCGGAGTGCTAAAAGGTCCTGAAAAGGCTTACGCTGCCGACGAGGTGCAGAAGAATATTGTGAACGTAGTCGGTAAAGGCGAACTTGCAATCAAACCGGATATCGTTTATCTCTCCATCGGGGTAACTACCACGGCCGATACTGCGCAAGAGGCGCAGAAGGGTACCGCAGCCAAGATTGCGAAGCTGACTGCATTATTCAAAACAACCTGGGGAATTGCGGACAAGGATATTCAGAGCACCCAGTTCTATGTACAGCCTAATTACGTCTATAACGAGAAGGAAGGCCAGCAGGTTAAAGGCTATAATGCCCAGCATACCCTGAAGATTTCCTACCGTGATCTGACTAAGGTCGGACAATTACTGGATGCCGCATCTACGGCAGGCGCGAATAATATCGGTAATGCAAGCTTTGCGATCGAAGATCCATCAGCCTTTGAAGCACAGGTTATCGAAAAAGCAATGCTGAATGCAGATGTAAAAGCGGCAGCGATTGCTAAAGCGGCGAAACGCGGACTCGGCCAGGTGGTGACGGTCATTCAGAGCGATGACGGGAATAACCCGGTTATCTATATGGAATCTGCTAAAATGGCTAATACTTCAGCAGATTCAGCTGCCGGAAGTTCCGTTGAACCCGGAGAAGTTAAAGTAACCACTCAGCTGAGCGTAACCTATGAATTGAAATAA
- a CDS encoding DUF3298 and DUF4163 domain-containing protein, producing MKMNDTLKKYARKWGAGMIAAGMLLGGAAIPAGITQAAPAAAQVKAASSPVVLKVNGKIAAQKGLFQDGKVWIPVTFMRDALGMPLSYDKAEKTYTIGTGTTKTKLTVTEYYTTIKVNNYFIGEYEVKNMDNRFYVSFDLLSDYLGYKGDWSAATGRLNVMKRTQNAVTIKTESYVKDHKDAPIKLDYPQVSGLASSEAEKAINDTIKQTIQKYAAYAEDQISLKSEDDRPYEFEGGYVVTYNQDGVLSLITNQYGYTGGAHGSTIRNAFTFSLKDGKRLLLGDLFKANPNYKKQLNAKVSTEIKANGGYLGGFTGLNTEKYFYLKEGKVVLFFQQYEYTAYATGFPEVIFSFKELLPDGSSPFTALK from the coding sequence ATGAAAATGAATGATACTTTGAAGAAATACGCCCGCAAATGGGGCGCAGGAATGATTGCAGCGGGAATGCTGCTCGGTGGAGCCGCAATACCAGCAGGTATAACTCAGGCAGCTCCAGCAGCTGCTCAGGTGAAGGCTGCATCCTCCCCGGTAGTACTGAAGGTAAACGGCAAGATTGCAGCGCAGAAGGGGCTTTTCCAGGACGGAAAGGTATGGATTCCGGTAACGTTTATGCGCGATGCGCTGGGGATGCCGCTATCTTATGATAAAGCAGAGAAGACGTATACCATCGGTACAGGTACTACAAAAACTAAACTGACGGTTACTGAATACTATACTACGATTAAAGTGAACAATTATTTTATCGGCGAATATGAAGTGAAGAATATGGATAACCGCTTCTATGTTTCGTTTGACCTGCTCAGCGATTACTTAGGCTACAAGGGTGACTGGAGTGCCGCTACGGGACGGCTCAATGTGATGAAGAGAACGCAAAATGCGGTAACTATAAAGACTGAGAGCTATGTTAAGGACCATAAAGATGCACCAATCAAGCTGGATTATCCACAGGTCAGCGGTCTTGCAAGTAGCGAGGCTGAGAAGGCAATCAATGATACAATCAAACAGACGATTCAGAAATACGCGGCTTACGCCGAAGATCAAATCTCCCTTAAATCCGAGGACGACCGTCCGTATGAATTCGAAGGCGGTTATGTGGTCACTTATAATCAGGACGGCGTGCTCAGTCTGATCACGAATCAATACGGGTACACCGGCGGTGCACATGGATCGACTATCCGCAATGCCTTTACCTTCTCACTTAAGGACGGCAAACGCCTGCTGCTGGGGGATTTGTTCAAGGCTAATCCTAACTACAAGAAACAGCTGAATGCCAAGGTATCTACTGAAATCAAGGCAAACGGAGGTTATCTGGGAGGATTCACAGGCCTGAATACAGAGAAATACTTCTATCTGAAAGAGGGCAAGGTCGTGCTCTTCTTCCAGCAATATGAGTATACTGCATACGCTACAGGCTTCCCGGAGGTAATCTTCAGCTTCAAGGAGCTGCTGCCGGACGGAAGCAGTCCGTTCACAGCATTGAAATAA
- a CDS encoding GDSL-type esterase/lipase family protein, with protein MVYQYTAIGDSLTTGFGALPGNGFVPVYRRMAEGRLQTPVASANLGVNGLTTAGLEQRLKTDGGFRSAVKDAEIITVSIGGNDLIKAAKAAAGRPGELNGYLQKALRDCKRNFSDIMSTLSQLKTGTRSPYIIRIVGLYNPYPQVDEATEWVRQFNRYAAGYSSYAVGFASIYHEFAGNERGLLFLDHIHPNGRGYRVIAGKLDALGYGSLR; from the coding sequence ATGGTCTATCAGTATACGGCCATTGGAGATTCATTAACGACCGGATTCGGGGCGCTGCCCGGGAACGGATTTGTTCCCGTCTACCGCCGGATGGCGGAAGGGCGGCTGCAGACTCCGGTTGCTTCAGCGAATCTGGGAGTGAACGGTCTGACAACAGCGGGGCTGGAGCAGCGCCTTAAGACAGATGGCGGTTTTCGTTCTGCGGTTAAGGATGCGGAGATCATCACCGTCTCTATCGGCGGCAATGATCTGATTAAGGCCGCCAAAGCCGCAGCGGGAAGGCCGGGTGAGCTGAATGGATATCTGCAAAAAGCGCTCCGGGACTGCAAACGGAATTTCAGCGATATTATGAGTACTCTGTCACAGCTGAAGACGGGTACGCGCAGTCCCTATATTATCCGGATTGTAGGTCTCTATAATCCGTATCCGCAGGTGGATGAGGCTACAGAATGGGTAAGGCAGTTCAACCGCTATGCGGCAGGCTACAGCAGTTATGCCGTAGGATTTGCTTCCATTTATCATGAATTTGCCGGCAATGAGCGGGGGCTGCTGTTCCTGGATCATATCCATCCGAACGGCAGGGGCTACCGGGTAATCGCCGGTAAGCTGGATGCCCTGGGATATGGAAGTTTGAGGTGA
- the clpP gene encoding ATP-dependent Clp endopeptidase proteolytic subunit ClpP — MSYIPMVVEQSNRGERAYDIYSRLLKDRIIFLGTEVNDVVANSIIAQMLFLAAEDPDKDIHLYVNSPGGSITAGMAIFDTMQYIKPDVSTICVGMAASMGAFLLNAGAKGKRFALPNSEIMIHQPLGGAQGQASDIEIRARRIIKLREKLNRILSERTGQPIEKIEKDTDRDYFMSAADAAEYGIVDKVIEKTLPTGV, encoded by the coding sequence GTGAGTTATATTCCTATGGTAGTAGAACAGAGCAACCGCGGTGAGCGCGCTTATGACATCTATTCCCGCCTGCTGAAGGACCGCATCATTTTCCTTGGAACGGAGGTTAATGACGTGGTGGCCAATTCCATCATCGCACAAATGCTGTTCCTGGCTGCCGAGGATCCGGATAAGGATATTCACCTGTATGTGAACAGCCCTGGCGGTTCCATTACAGCGGGTATGGCTATATTTGATACAATGCAGTACATTAAACCGGATGTGTCCACCATCTGTGTAGGGATGGCCGCTTCCATGGGAGCCTTCCTGCTTAACGCCGGCGCCAAGGGCAAGCGCTTTGCCTTGCCGAACAGCGAAATTATGATTCACCAGCCGCTCGGCGGTGCACAGGGTCAGGCTTCGGATATCGAAATCCGCGCCCGCCGCATCATCAAGCTGCGTGAGAAGCTGAACCGCATTCTGTCCGAACGTACCGGTCAGCCGATCGAGAAGATCGAGAAGGATACAGACCGCGACTACTTCATGAGTGCTGCCGATGCAGCTGAATATGGCATTGTCGATAAAGTCATTGAGAAGACATTGCCGACAGGCGTTTAA
- a CDS encoding sugar-binding transcriptional regulator — MRNLLEIQKQLLPDLMETLKRRYTILHQIMLSDIIGRRTLAASLDMTERVLRAETDLLKSQGLIEIESVGMRISDAGRRLLDLLEPIAKSLFGLDDLEEKIRTTYGLSKVIVVPGDCETSLFTKRELGRAGSKALLSVLRSDDTIAVTGGSTLAEMADQLTPPLSLSYKNAWVVPARGGLGESMEIQANTIASTMAKRIGANYRLLHVPDLLSGDAYQSLALDSNIGEIVQIIRRSRIIVHGIGDAIEMTHRRKLDSGTISEIQGEGAVAESFGYYFNENGEVVHTMLTMGLRLEDIIRTEIVIGIAGGKRKAKAIHAMLRFGQEDILVTDEAAAVEIGREIDKQLQQVL, encoded by the coding sequence ATGCGTAATTTATTGGAAATCCAAAAGCAGCTTCTGCCTGATCTCATGGAAACCCTTAAGAGACGGTATACGATTCTACATCAGATCATGCTGTCCGATATTATTGGGCGCAGAACGCTTGCCGCCTCGCTTGATATGACCGAGCGGGTGCTGCGCGCCGAGACGGATCTTCTGAAATCGCAAGGGCTCATTGAGATCGAGAGCGTCGGCATGCGCATTAGCGATGCCGGGCGCAGACTGCTTGACCTGCTGGAGCCGATCGCCAAGAGCCTCTTCGGCCTGGATGATCTGGAAGAGAAAATTCGTACAACGTACGGTCTCAGTAAAGTAATTGTTGTACCTGGCGACTGCGAGACCTCGCTGTTCACCAAGCGTGAACTGGGGCGTGCAGGTTCGAAGGCACTGCTCAGTGTACTGCGCAGTGATGACACGATTGCCGTCACAGGCGGATCGACCCTGGCCGAAATGGCCGATCAGTTGACCCCGCCGCTATCCCTTTCCTATAAGAACGCCTGGGTCGTTCCGGCGCGCGGGGGACTGGGAGAGAGTATGGAAATTCAGGCCAACACCATTGCTTCGACTATGGCCAAACGGATTGGTGCCAATTACCGTCTGCTCCATGTGCCTGATCTGCTCAGCGGCGATGCCTATCAGTCGCTTGCGCTGGACTCCAATATTGGAGAGATTGTACAGATTATCCGCAGATCGCGTATTATTGTGCATGGAATTGGTGATGCCATTGAAATGACCCACCGCCGTAAGCTGGACTCCGGTACAATCTCAGAGATTCAGGGCGAGGGTGCAGTAGCCGAATCGTTCGGTTATTATTTCAACGAGAATGGCGAAGTGGTGCATACCATGTTAACCATGGGGCTGCGTCTGGAAGACATTATCCGTACAGAAATCGTCATCGGTATTGCCGGAGGCAAACGCAAGGCGAAGGCCATTCATGCGATGCTGCGGTTCGGGCAAGAGGATATTCTCGTAACAGACGAGGCGGCTGCTGTCGAAATCGGCAGAGAAATCGACAAACAGTTGCAGCAAGTTCTATAG